From Drosophila virilis strain 15010-1051.87 chromosome X, Dvir_AGI_RSII-ME, whole genome shotgun sequence, the proteins below share one genomic window:
- the LOC6631979 gene encoding uncharacterized protein, with amino-acid sequence MTTKQPRKVAPDGGWGWVACFGVSLVNLATRSIEPSFGLLFGDTLRDLDVGTTGAAIIISTMDVCMNFSGLFVGPLLKEFSYRKVAIAGSLLCGLGLALTSPATTMAHILSTYSVINGIGVGLSTSAAFVALNHYFKHKRGQAVGLSMAGTAMGMLIMPQLVRILLEGYGFRGAVLLLSGVALNATVGSVLLQPIKWHMKEEFDDEELMCISALPTPQPQLTAGTGAAANPAPTFNVIKEDGNEEDALPELNTLLFNKHHHQHNHPSIRKNYSEMAMNTMNGSRLGLTKRPTFPRIMSLAGVQSADVGSGSGGYPSQAEVNTTQLRCRKASVTSNLSYMDFTGSILQVHLNTGDDEFEQNDRELRRVGTATGSILGGHRDSFIKMKPTELEKQQTELADEEAKKNVKKPGFWRRFADLLDIAMLKDKMFLNLLFGLSIFYVAEMNFKMVTPFFFANLGYSKADVAYCLSITAITDIAARIVLPPLFDRTTIKKRTIFLVSIIFVALTRSIMAEQTEWTQLMLWLSICGFFRGSALSNFTLTVSEYCSLEKLPSAFGWHLVGKALFVISFGPLIGLIRDLTNSYPICIHTQSVCIMICALAWGIEYLVEFIQSRRRTADAAQLPTQDGGTGAAAAAPTTTAPAAQDVKL; translated from the exons ATGACAACGAAACAACCAAGAAAAGTAGCACCCGATGGCGGCTGGGGTTGGGTCGCCTGCTTTGGCGTCAGTTTGGTCAAC CTGGCCACCCGCTCGATTGAGCCATCGTTTGGGCTGCTGTTTGGGGACACGTTGCGAGATCTGGATGTGGGCACCACCGGGGCAGCGATTATCATCAGCACAATGGATGTGTGCATGAACTTCTCGGGCTTGTTTGTGGGTCCGCTGCTGAAGGAGTTCTCCTACCGTAAGGTGGCCATTGCCGGCTCGCTGCTCTGCGGACTGGGCCTCGCGCTAACGTCGCCGGCCACCACCATGGCGCACATACTCAGCACGTACAGTGTGATCAATGGCATTGGCGTCGGGCTGTCCACGTCGGCGGCATTTGTGGCCCTGAATCATTACTTCAAACACAAGCGCGGCCAGGCGGTGGGCCTGTCCATGGCGGGCACAGCGATGGGTATGCTGATAATGCCGCAGCTTGTGCGCATCCTGCTGGAGGGTTATGGCTTTCGGGGCGCTGTCCTATTGCTGTCCGGCGTTGCGCTGAATGCGACCGTTGGCTCGGTGCTGTTGCAGCCCATCAAATGGCACATGAAGGAGGAGTTTGATGACGAGGAACTGATGTGTATATCGGCGCTGCCAAcaccgcagccgcagctgacGGCAGGCACTGGCGCAGCAGCAAATCCGGCGCCCACGTTCAATGTGATCAAAGAGGATGGCAATGAGGAGGATGCGCTGCCGGAGCTGAATACGCTTCTATTCAACAAGCATCACCACCAGCACAATCATCCATCCATACGCAAAAACTACTCCGAAATGGCAATGAACACTATGAACGGCTCCAGGCTGGGTCTGACCAAGCGGCCAACGTTTCCGCGCATCATGTCCCTGGCGGGTGTCCAGTCCGCGGATgtgggcagcggcagcggtggTTATCCCTCACAGGCCGAGGTAAATACAACGCAGTTGCGCTGCCGCAAGGCATCGGTCACCTCGAATCTGTCCTACATGGATTTCACCGGCTCCATACTCCAAGTGCATCTGAACACCGGCGACGATGAGTTCGAGCAAAATGATCGTGAATTGCGACGCGTGGGCACCGCCACGGGCAGCATTTTGGGCGGCCATCGGGATAGCTTCATCAAAATGAAGCCCACCGAGCTGGAGAAGCAGCAAACGGAGCTGGCCGATGAGGAGGCCAAGAAGAATGTAAAGAAGCCCGGCTTCTGGCGTCGATTTGCCGATCTACTGGACATTGCCATGCTCAAGGACAAAATGTTTCTCAATCTGCTGTTCGGTCTGTCCATTTTCTATGTGGCCGAGATGAACTTCAAGATGGTGACGCCCTTCTTCTTTGCCAATTTGGGCTACTCCAAGGCGGACGTCGCCTACTGTCTATCGATAACAGCCATTACGGATATTGCGGCGCGTATTGTGCTGCCTCCGCTCTTTGACAGGACGACGATCAAGAAGCGCACCATATTCCTGGTCTCCATTATCTTTGTGGCACTCACGCGTTCCA TCATGGCCGAGCAAACGGAATGGACTCAACTGATGCTCTGGCTATCCATTTGCGGCTTCTTCCGTGGCTCAGCTTTGAGTAACTTTACGCTGACCGTTTCCGAGTACTGTTCGCTGGAGAAGCTGCCCTCGGCCTTTGGCTGGCATCTGGTCGGCAAGGCGCTGTTCGTCATCAGCTTTGGACCCTTGATTG GTCTTATTCGCGATTTGACCAACAGCTATCCCATTTGCATACACACGCAGAGCGTTTGCATCATGATATGCGCTCTGGCCTGGGGAATTGAGTATCTGGTGGAGTTCATTCAGTCACGTCGTCGCACCGCCGATGCGGCACAATTGCCCACACAGGATGGTGGAAcaggagcagccgcagccgccccaacaacaacagcgccagCCGCTCAGGATGTCAAGCTGTAA